One Undibacter mobilis genomic region harbors:
- the murG gene encoding undecaprenyldiphospho-muramoylpentapeptide beta-N-acetylglucosaminyltransferase — translation MPGASPLVLLAAGGTGGHLFPAESLAVVLNKRGATVDLATDVRAAHFEFPAREVHLIPSATVRGRDPISLARTALMLGRGTLKAWSVIGRIRPAVVVGFGGYPTVPPLIAASWRNVPTVLHEQNGVMGRANRLLAARVTAIATGFRVLDKVDDSVRAKLTFTGNPVRPLVIEASKVPYHPLNADGTLRLLVFGGSQGARVMSEIVPAAVEKLDAALRARLHIVQQARPEDIDSVSAHYDKLGVAHTCAPFFSDLPVRMAAAHLVISRSGASTVAELSAIGRPGILVPLPHALDQDQLANAGVLQDAGGAIRIVQAEFTPERLAREIAGLAADSSRLSVMAQAAKAAGTVDAAERLADLVLKIAGGSV, via the coding sequence ATGCCGGGCGCATCGCCGCTCGTGCTGCTGGCGGCCGGCGGCACCGGCGGCCATCTGTTCCCGGCGGAATCGCTGGCGGTGGTGCTGAACAAGCGCGGCGCCACCGTCGATCTGGCGACCGATGTGCGCGCGGCGCATTTCGAGTTTCCCGCCCGCGAGGTTCATCTCATTCCGAGCGCGACCGTGCGCGGACGCGACCCCATCTCGCTGGCGCGCACCGCGCTGATGCTGGGGCGGGGCACGCTGAAAGCCTGGAGCGTCATCGGCCGCATCAGGCCGGCGGTCGTTGTCGGCTTCGGCGGCTATCCGACTGTGCCGCCGCTCATCGCCGCGTCGTGGCGTAACGTGCCGACGGTGCTGCACGAGCAGAACGGTGTCATGGGCCGCGCCAACCGGCTGCTCGCCGCGCGCGTCACCGCGATCGCCACCGGCTTTCGGGTGCTCGACAAGGTCGACGACAGTGTTCGCGCCAAGCTGACCTTCACCGGCAATCCGGTGCGGCCGCTGGTGATCGAGGCGTCGAAGGTGCCTTACCATCCTCTCAACGCCGACGGCACATTGCGGTTGCTGGTGTTCGGCGGCAGTCAGGGCGCCCGCGTGATGTCGGAGATCGTGCCGGCTGCTGTCGAGAAGCTCGACGCCGCCTTGCGGGCGCGGCTGCACATTGTGCAGCAGGCACGGCCGGAGGATATCGACTCCGTCTCGGCGCACTATGACAAGCTCGGCGTGGCGCACACCTGCGCGCCGTTTTTCTCCGACTTGCCGGTGCGGATGGCGGCGGCTCATCTGGTGATATCGCGGTCGGGCGCATCGACCGTCGCGGAGCTCTCCGCCATCGGTCGGCCCGGCATCCTGGTGCCGCTGCCGCATGCGCTCGATCAGGACCAACTCGCCAATGCCGGCGTGCTGCAGGACGCGGGCGGGGCGATCCGCATCGTGCAGGCTGAGTTCACGCCGGAGCGTCTGGCGCGGGAGATTGCAGGTCTCGCGGCCGATTCATCCCGGCTGAGCGTCATGGCGCAGGCCGCCAAGGCCGCGGGAACCGTGGATGCGGCCGAGCGCCTGGCCGATCTGGTTCTCAAGATCGCCGGTGGCTCTGTTTAA
- the murC gene encoding UDP-N-acetylmuramate--L-alanine ligase: MKLPTELGPVHFVGIGGIGMSGIAEVLVNLGYTVRGSDASDSANVKRLREKGVTVEIGHRAENLGNADVVVVSSAIKPDNPELIAARAKRLPVVRRAEMLAELMRLKSCVAIAGTHGKTTTTSMVATLLDSGGFDPTVINGGIINAYGTNARLGEGDWMVVEADESDGTFLKLPADIAIVTNVDAEHLDHFKTFAAVQEAFIHFVENVPFYGFAVMCTDHPIVQRLVGRIADRRIVTYGENAQADVRLVDLVNKDGKQYFTVVFRDRNGAERHRIADIVLPMPGRHNALNATSAIAVAHELGIADDKIRAALAKFGGVKRRFTKVGEWNGATIIDDYGHHPVEIAAVLKAARESTKNQVIAVVQPHRYTRLKTLFEPFSTCFNDADAVIVANVYAAGETPIEGADRDHLVQAMRARGHRQVMPLDGPEQLAGIVRQLAKPGDYVVCLGAGSISQWAYALPGELKALDAQ, encoded by the coding sequence ATGAAATTGCCGACCGAACTCGGACCGGTACACTTCGTCGGCATCGGCGGAATTGGCATGAGCGGCATCGCCGAGGTGCTGGTCAATCTCGGCTACACCGTGCGCGGCTCGGACGCCTCCGACAGCGCCAACGTCAAGCGGCTGCGCGAGAAGGGCGTCACCGTCGAGATCGGCCACAGAGCCGAGAACCTCGGCAATGCCGACGTCGTCGTTGTTTCTTCCGCCATCAAGCCGGACAATCCGGAACTGATTGCGGCGCGCGCCAAGCGTTTGCCGGTGGTGCGCCGCGCCGAGATGCTTGCCGAACTGATGCGGCTGAAATCCTGCGTCGCCATTGCCGGCACGCACGGCAAGACGACGACGACCTCGATGGTCGCGACCTTGCTCGATTCGGGCGGGTTCGATCCGACGGTGATCAACGGCGGCATCATCAATGCCTACGGCACCAATGCGCGCCTCGGCGAGGGCGACTGGATGGTGGTCGAGGCCGACGAATCCGACGGCACCTTCCTCAAGCTGCCGGCCGACATCGCCATCGTCACCAATGTCGATGCCGAGCACCTCGATCACTTCAAGACCTTCGCCGCCGTGCAGGAGGCCTTCATCCACTTCGTGGAGAACGTGCCGTTTTACGGTTTCGCCGTGATGTGCACCGATCATCCGATCGTGCAGCGTCTTGTCGGCCGCATCGCCGACCGGCGCATCGTCACCTATGGCGAGAACGCGCAGGCCGATGTGCGCCTCGTCGATCTCGTCAATAAGGACGGCAAGCAGTATTTCACCGTCGTGTTCCGCGATCGCAACGGCGCCGAGAGGCATCGCATCGCCGATATCGTGCTGCCGATGCCGGGCCGCCACAACGCGCTGAACGCCACATCGGCGATCGCGGTGGCGCACGAGCTCGGTATTGCCGATGACAAGATCCGCGCCGCGCTGGCCAAGTTCGGCGGCGTCAAGCGCCGCTTCACCAAGGTCGGCGAATGGAACGGCGCCACCATCATCGATGACTACGGCCATCATCCGGTCGAGATCGCGGCGGTGCTGAAGGCAGCGCGCGAGTCGACGAAGAACCAGGTCATCGCCGTGGTGCAGCCGCATCGCTATACGCGCCTGAAGACCTTGTTCGAGCCGTTCTCGACCTGCTTCAACGATGCCGATGCCGTCATCGTCGCCAATGTCTATGCCGCCGGCGAGACGCCGATCGAAGGCGCCGACCGCGATCATCTGGTGCAGGCCATGCGCGCGCGCGGCCATCGCCAGGTCATGCCGCTCGACGGCCCCGAACAGCTCGCCGGTATCGTCCGGCAGTTGGCCAAGCCGGGCGATTATGTCGTCTGCCTCGGCGCCGGCTCGATCTCGCAATGGGCCTATGCGCTGCCGGGCGAGTTGAAAGCGCTGGACGCCCAGTAA
- the murB gene encoding UDP-N-acetylmuramate dehydrogenase, with translation MAGFPDIVPDLKARMPELRGRVTANQSIGEFTWFRVGGPAQVYFAPESEADLAYFLRALPGEIPVTVIGVGSNLIVRDGGVAGVVIRLGRGFNAIECQDDTVRAGTAALDKRVAEAAAAAGIGGLEFYFGIPGTIGGALRMNAGANGGETKDVLVSATGVTRAGDVVTLDNAGMKFRYRGNGADPSIVFTSALYRGRITPEDAIRARMAEVQQHRETAQPIREKTGGSTFKNPEGHSAWKLIDAAGLRGFAVGDAQVSEMHCNFLINRGKATAADIETLGETVRARVKAHSGIELQWEIKRIGVPAS, from the coding sequence ATGGCTGGATTTCCCGACATCGTTCCCGATCTCAAGGCCCGCATGCCGGAGCTGCGCGGCCGCGTGACGGCGAACCAGTCGATCGGCGAGTTCACCTGGTTCCGCGTCGGCGGTCCGGCGCAGGTCTATTTCGCGCCGGAGAGCGAGGCGGATCTCGCTTACTTCCTGCGCGCCTTGCCGGGCGAAATTCCCGTCACCGTCATCGGCGTCGGCTCCAATCTCATCGTGCGCGATGGCGGCGTTGCCGGCGTCGTGATCCGACTCGGCCGCGGCTTCAACGCCATCGAGTGCCAGGACGACACGGTGCGTGCCGGCACGGCGGCGCTCGACAAGCGCGTCGCCGAAGCCGCCGCCGCCGCCGGCATTGGCGGGCTCGAGTTCTATTTCGGCATTCCCGGCACCATCGGCGGCGCGCTGCGCATGAATGCCGGCGCCAATGGCGGCGAGACCAAGGACGTGTTGGTGTCGGCGACCGGCGTCACGCGCGCGGGCGACGTCGTCACGCTCGACAATGCCGGCATGAAATTCCGCTATCGCGGCAACGGCGCCGATCCCTCGATCGTCTTTACGTCGGCGCTGTATCGCGGCCGCATCACGCCCGAAGACGCGATCCGCGCCCGCATGGCCGAGGTGCAGCAGCATCGCGAGACGGCGCAGCCGATCCGCGAGAAGACCGGCGGCTCGACCTTCAAGAATCCGGAAGGCCATAGCGCCTGGAAGCTGATCGACGCCGCCGGCCTGCGCGGCTTTGCCGTTGGCGATGCGCAGGTCTCGGAGATGCACTGCAACTTTCTCATCAATCGCGGCAAGGCCACCGCGGCCGACATCGAAACGCTGGGCGAAACCGTGCGGGCGCGCGTCAAGGCGCATTCCGGCATCGAGCTGCAGTGGGAGATCAAGCGGATCGGCGTGCCGGCGTCCTGA
- a CDS encoding cell division protein FtsQ/DivIB, translating into MDRRGHLAQSLDSSIGRSPGRWRRSLRRWFNALVDIDVPRGAGSAAVAALLLGSVCYGVVKGDHGPTIAENVQDLCDAAATAAGFGIAEVALTGERELARDEILKTAGITGRTSLLFLDAAQARVRLLTNPWIAEATVLKLYPGRLRIEIKERAPFALWQKDARTSLIATDGTVLEPSVPERFAKLPLVVGSGAAQAAPGFLEMVSHYPGVSKQVVASVLVAERRWNLHLTNGVDILLPEADAERALRTLTDLDRDKNLLARDIVLVDLRLADRVTVRLSDTAAAARDEAVKAAEKARKAKRKGTEA; encoded by the coding sequence ATGGATCGTCGGGGACACCTCGCTCAATCGCTGGACAGCAGCATCGGCCGTTCACCCGGCCGCTGGCGGCGCTCGTTGCGCCGCTGGTTCAATGCGCTTGTCGACATCGACGTACCGCGCGGCGCCGGCTCGGCCGCGGTCGCGGCGCTGCTGCTCGGCAGCGTCTGCTATGGCGTGGTCAAGGGCGACCACGGCCCGACCATTGCCGAGAACGTGCAGGATCTGTGCGACGCTGCCGCCACTGCGGCCGGCTTCGGCATTGCCGAAGTGGCGCTCACCGGCGAGCGCGAACTGGCCCGCGATGAAATCCTGAAAACCGCCGGCATCACCGGCCGCACCTCGCTGCTGTTCCTCGACGCCGCGCAGGCCCGCGTGCGGCTGCTGACCAATCCGTGGATCGCCGAAGCCACCGTGCTCAAGCTCTATCCGGGTCGGCTGCGCATCGAGATCAAGGAACGCGCGCCCTTCGCGCTGTGGCAGAAGGATGCGCGCACCTCGCTCATCGCCACCGATGGCACCGTGCTCGAGCCGTCGGTGCCGGAACGTTTCGCCAAGCTGCCGCTGGTTGTCGGCAGCGGCGCCGCGCAGGCGGCGCCCGGCTTCCTCGAGATGGTCTCGCATTATCCGGGCGTCTCGAAACAAGTCGTGGCTTCGGTGCTGGTCGCGGAGCGGCGCTGGAATCTGCATCTGACCAACGGCGTGGACATCCTGCTGCCGGAAGCCGATGCCGAGCGCGCGCTGCGCACGCTGACCGATCTCGATCGCGACAAGAACCTGCTTGCCCGCGACATCGTCCTGGTCGATCTGCGGCTGGCGGATCGGGTCACCGTCCGTCTGTCGGATACCGCCGCGGCGGCGCGCGACGAAGCGGTCAAGGCCGCCGAAAAGGCGCGTAAGGCCAAGCGCAAGGGGACCGAGGCATGA
- the ftsA gene encoding cell division protein FtsA has translation MTVLRFGLTPKMKPVSPRRSAVVAGLDLGTSKVVCMIARLEPQAPQDVLRRRSHGVRILGFSHTAAGGMKAGQVVDLIEAEEAVRQAIDTAESMAGVQLESVVVSLSGGRLGSERFIADVELNGSAVADGDIARVLAAASRHSVRDGRAILHSLPIGYALDAAKGIREPRGMLGHRFGVDMHMVTSDVAPVRNLMLTVERSHLEVEAMVASPYVAGLACLADDEADLGAACIDLGSGTTSIAFFSGGRFVHADGFALGAHHVTMDIARGLNTRIASAERIKAIYGSVLSGGSDERDMITVPTVGDDEREPPQFVSRASLVRIIKPRIEEILELARDRLATSPFAAETRARVVLTGGGAQLPGLADLASRILRRPVRIGRPLGLAGLPEAAKGPAFAVAAGLLVYPQAAHLEHFEPRRTRQLMTGTGGYISRVGQWLRESF, from the coding sequence ATGACCGTCCTGCGCTTCGGCCTCACGCCCAAGATGAAACCGGTGTCGCCGCGCCGCAGCGCGGTGGTGGCCGGCCTCGATCTCGGCACCAGCAAAGTGGTCTGCATGATCGCCCGCCTGGAGCCGCAGGCGCCGCAGGACGTGCTGCGCCGCCGCAGCCATGGCGTTCGTATTCTGGGTTTCTCCCACACCGCCGCCGGCGGCATGAAGGCCGGGCAGGTGGTCGATCTGATCGAAGCCGAGGAGGCCGTGCGCCAGGCCATCGACACCGCCGAAAGCATGGCCGGCGTGCAGCTTGAATCCGTCGTGGTGTCGCTCTCCGGCGGCCGCCTCGGCTCGGAACGCTTCATCGCCGACGTCGAACTCAATGGCAGCGCCGTCGCCGATGGCGACATCGCCCGCGTTCTCGCCGCCGCCAGCCGCCATTCGGTGCGCGACGGCCGCGCTATCCTGCATTCGCTGCCGATCGGTTACGCGCTGGACGCCGCCAAGGGCATCCGCGAGCCGCGCGGCATGCTCGGCCACCGTTTCGGCGTCGACATGCACATGGTGACGTCCGACGTCGCCCCGGTGCGCAATCTGATGCTGACGGTCGAGCGCAGCCATCTCGAGGTCGAGGCCATGGTCGCCTCGCCTTATGTGGCCGGCCTGGCCTGCCTGGCGGACGATGAAGCCGATCTGGGGGCTGCCTGTATCGACCTCGGTTCGGGCACGACCTCGATCGCCTTTTTCTCCGGCGGCCGCTTCGTTCATGCCGATGGCTTCGCGCTCGGCGCCCATCACGTCACGATGGACATTGCCCGCGGATTGAACACGCGAATCGCAAGCGCCGAGCGAATCAAGGCGATCTATGGCAGTGTTTTAAGCGGTGGTTCGGACGAGCGCGACATGATCACGGTGCCGACGGTGGGCGACGACGAACGGGAGCCCCCGCAGTTCGTGTCGCGGGCGTCTCTCGTGCGCATCATCAAGCCGCGGATCGAGGAGATCCTCGAACTGGCGCGCGATCGGCTGGCGACATCGCCTTTTGCCGCCGAGACGCGGGCCCGTGTCGTTCTCACCGGTGGCGGCGCGCAATTGCCGGGGCTGGCCGATCTCGCCTCGCGCATTCTGCGCCGGCCGGTTCGGATCGGCCGTCCGCTGGGTCTTGCAGGGCTTCCCGAAGCGGCCAAGGGGCCGGCCTTCGCGGTGGCCGCCGGTCTGCTGGTCTATCCGCAGGCCGCGCACCTTGAACACTTCGAACCGCGGCGAACGCGGCAGTTGATGACGGGTACAGGCGGCTACATCTCACGGGTCGGGCAATGGTTGCGCGAGAGTTTCTGA
- the ftsZ gene encoding cell division protein FtsZ yields MTINLKIPDIHEMKPRITVFGVGGAGGNAVNNMIAAGLQGVDFVVANTDAQALTLSKAERIIQMGNQVTEGLGAGSQPDVGRAAAEETMDEIRDHLSGAHMVFVTAGMGGGTGTGAAPVVARVAKEMGILTVGVVTKPFHFEGQRRMRFAEAGIAELHKVVDTLLIIPNQNLFRVANEKTTFADAFAMADQVLYSGVACITDLMVKEGLINLDFADVRAVMREMGKAMMGTGEAQGEKRALTAAEAAINNPLIDDASMKGARGLLISITGGKDLTLYEVDEAATRIREEVDVDANIIVGATFDESLEGTIRVSVVATGIDKTGIMNQPLPAENALKELAGKMRQDTKRMADRVTPAPGTAPVQRAMPMAPAAALDAAHAAVAAAILPQQHAASIEDVSIRPMPIKPSLFEPAPMDAPAAEAPMPAAFVPPMPETVKRPPRMPRVDELPMPAQNQMAGRTELDDEHPQKQRMSLMQRLASVGLGKREDAEPMPAPRAARPMPQFEQQPVRPTARNPEGRYPESRPADPVSEYARRPAPQGLDPHGRTAPVQNSAPDDQLDIPAFLRRQAN; encoded by the coding sequence ATGACCATCAATCTGAAGATTCCGGACATCCACGAGATGAAGCCGCGCATCACCGTTTTCGGCGTCGGCGGCGCCGGCGGCAACGCGGTCAACAACATGATCGCAGCCGGTCTCCAGGGCGTCGATTTCGTCGTCGCCAACACCGACGCGCAGGCGCTGACCTTGTCGAAGGCCGAGCGCATCATCCAGATGGGCAACCAGGTGACCGAAGGGCTCGGCGCCGGCTCCCAGCCGGATGTCGGCCGCGCGGCCGCGGAAGAGACGATGGATGAGATCCGCGATCATCTCTCCGGCGCGCATATGGTGTTCGTCACCGCCGGCATGGGCGGCGGCACCGGCACCGGTGCGGCCCCGGTCGTCGCGCGGGTTGCCAAGGAGATGGGCATCCTCACCGTCGGTGTGGTCACCAAGCCGTTCCATTTCGAAGGCCAGCGCCGCATGCGCTTCGCCGAAGCCGGCATCGCCGAGCTGCACAAGGTAGTCGACACCCTTCTCATCATCCCGAACCAGAACCTGTTCCGGGTGGCGAACGAGAAGACGACCTTTGCCGACGCCTTCGCCATGGCTGACCAGGTGCTCTATTCGGGCGTCGCCTGCATCACCGACCTCATGGTCAAGGAAGGCCTGATCAACCTCGACTTCGCCGACGTCCGCGCTGTCATGCGCGAGATGGGCAAGGCGATGATGGGTACCGGCGAGGCGCAGGGCGAGAAGCGCGCGCTGACCGCCGCCGAGGCCGCCATCAACAACCCGCTGATCGACGATGCCTCGATGAAGGGCGCCAGGGGCCTCCTCATCTCCATCACCGGCGGCAAGGACCTCACGCTGTACGAAGTCGACGAAGCCGCGACCCGCATTCGCGAGGAAGTCGATGTCGACGCCAACATCATCGTCGGCGCCACTTTCGATGAATCGCTGGAAGGCACCATCCGCGTGTCGGTGGTCGCCACCGGCATCGACAAGACCGGCATCATGAACCAGCCGCTGCCGGCCGAGAACGCGCTGAAAGAACTGGCCGGCAAGATGCGCCAGGACACCAAGCGCATGGCCGACCGCGTCACCCCGGCTCCGGGCACCGCGCCGGTGCAGCGGGCCATGCCGATGGCGCCGGCCGCCGCGCTCGACGCCGCCCACGCGGCGGTGGCTGCCGCCATCCTGCCGCAGCAGCACGCCGCTTCGATCGAAGACGTGTCGATCCGCCCGATGCCGATCAAGCCGTCGCTGTTCGAGCCGGCTCCGATGGACGCCCCGGCCGCCGAAGCGCCGATGCCGGCGGCTTTCGTTCCGCCGATGCCGGAGACCGTGAAGCGGCCGCCGCGCATGCCGCGCGTCGACGAACTGCCGATGCCGGCGCAGAACCAGATGGCGGGTCGCACCGAACTGGACGACGAGCACCCGCAGAAGCAGCGCATGTCGCTGATGCAGCGTCTGGCCTCGGTCGGCCTCGGCAAGCGGGAAGATGCGGAACCAATGCCCGCGCCGCGCGCCGCACGCCCGATGCCGCAGTTCGAGCAGCAACCGGTTCGCCCGACGGCCCGTAATCCGGAAGGTCGCTACCCCGAATCGCGGCCGGCCGATCCGGTCTCCGAATATGCTCGCCGGCCCGCGCCGCAGGGTCTCGACCCGCACGGCCGCACCGCGCCTGTGCAAAATTCGGCGCCGGACGACCAGCTCGATATTCCGGCCTTCCTGCGCCGTCAGGCAAATTAA
- the lpxC gene encoding UDP-3-O-acyl-N-acetylglucosamine deacetylase, whose amino-acid sequence MKGAKQTTLRDEVTVTGVGVHSGRNVTLALLPADDDAGIVFRRVDAEGRIERQVRADVRAVTATEFATVLGDASGPLCSTAEHILAALRGLHVDNVIVEIDGPEVPIMDGSAMPFVEALDQAGLTDRALPRRFIEVIKPVQVVKDHAFGELRPYEHGFRVEAEIEFDHPLIGKQTLDVDVTPDTFRNEIARARTFGFMKDVSKLWSAGYALGASLDNTLVVSDDRVLNPEGLRFADEFVRHKALDAIGDLALAGLPLIGAYKTIRGGHKLNNAVLTALMNNTAAWRVVEAPVERTVRPRGRADLAAGVPAAAFGPEVS is encoded by the coding sequence ATGAAGGGCGCTAAGCAAACCACTCTTCGTGACGAAGTGACCGTCACCGGCGTCGGTGTGCATTCCGGGCGTAACGTCACGCTGGCGCTGCTGCCGGCCGATGACGACGCCGGCATTGTTTTCCGCCGCGTCGATGCCGAGGGCCGTATCGAGCGTCAGGTTCGCGCCGACGTCCGCGCCGTGACCGCCACCGAATTTGCCACCGTTCTGGGCGATGCTTCGGGCCCGCTGTGCTCGACCGCCGAACATATTCTGGCCGCGCTGCGCGGTCTCCATGTCGACAACGTCATCGTTGAAATCGACGGTCCGGAAGTCCCGATCATGGACGGCAGCGCCATGCCGTTCGTCGAGGCGCTCGATCAGGCCGGTCTCACCGACCGCGCGCTGCCGCGCCGCTTCATCGAAGTCATCAAGCCGGTTCAGGTCGTCAAGGACCACGCTTTCGGCGAACTGCGCCCTTATGAGCATGGTTTCCGTGTCGAGGCCGAGATCGAGTTCGATCATCCGCTGATCGGCAAGCAGACGCTCGACGTCGACGTGACGCCGGACACCTTCCGCAACGAGATCGCCCGCGCTCGCACCTTCGGCTTCATGAAGGACGTCTCGAAGCTCTGGAGCGCCGGCTATGCACTCGGCGCCTCGCTGGACAACACGCTGGTCGTCTCGGACGACCGCGTGCTCAACCCGGAAGGCCTGCGCTTCGCCGACGAATTCGTGCGCCACAAGGCGCTGGACGCGATCGGCGATCTGGCGCTGGCCGGCCTGCCGCTGATCGGCGCCTACAAGACCATCCGCGGCGGCCACAAGCTCAACAACGCGGTGCTGACCGCGCTGATGAACAACACCGCCGCCTGGCGGGTGGTTGAGGCCCCGGTCGAGCGCACTGTCCGCCCGCGCGGCCGTGCCGACCTTGCCGCCGGCGTGCCGGCTGCGGCCTTCGGCCCCGAGGTTTCCTGA
- a CDS encoding outer membrane protein assembly factor BamD: MTLRATDTFRPGLARRAARVAALVLLAASLGACSSLNIFGSKDDTPPDEPADRLYNEGLFLLNNKKDLKKAVTKFEEVDRQHPYSEWARKSLIMTAYAQYQAGNYDECVTSAKRYISLHPGSPDAAYAQYLIAASYFDEIPDITRDQDRTEKALAALDEVIRKYPTSEYAVSAKQKVEVARDQLAGKEMQIGRYYLEKKDFTGAINRFKVVVTQYQTTRQVEEALMRLTEAYMALGISGEAQTAAAVLGHNFPDSPWYKHAYERVKGAGLEPSENKGSWISRAFKKVGLG, encoded by the coding sequence ATGACCTTGCGTGCGACAGATACATTCCGGCCGGGCCTGGCCCGGCGCGCCGCGCGCGTGGCGGCGCTGGTCCTGCTCGCCGCGAGCCTCGGCGCCTGTTCCAGCCTCAACATCTTCGGCAGCAAGGACGACACGCCGCCGGACGAGCCCGCCGACCGCCTCTATAACGAGGGCCTGTTCCTTCTGAACAACAAGAAGGATCTCAAGAAGGCCGTCACCAAATTCGAGGAAGTCGATCGCCAGCACCCGTATTCGGAGTGGGCCCGCAAGTCGCTGATCATGACGGCCTATGCCCAGTACCAGGCCGGCAATTACGATGAGTGCGTCACGTCGGCCAAGCGTTACATCTCGCTGCATCCGGGCAGCCCGGACGCCGCGTATGCGCAATACCTGATCGCCGCGTCCTATTTCGATGAAATCCCGGACATCACCCGCGACCAGGACCGCACCGAAAAGGCGCTCGCCGCGCTTGACGAGGTGATCCGCAAATATCCGACCAGCGAATATGCCGTCAGCGCCAAGCAGAAGGTCGAGGTTGCCCGCGACCAGCTCGCCGGCAAGGAAATGCAGATCGGCCGCTATTACCTGGAGAAGAAGGACTTCACCGGCGCCATCAACCGCTTCAAGGTGGTGGTGACGCAGTATCAGACCACGCGGCAGGTCGAAGAGGCGCTGATGCGTTTGACCGAGGCCTATATGGCGCTCGGCATCTCCGGCGAGGCCCAGACCGCGGCGGCCGTGCTCGGCCACAACTTCCCGGACAGCCCCTGGTACAAGCACGCCTATGAACGCGTGAAGGGCGCCGGCCTCGAGCCCAGCGAGAACAAGGGGTCCTGGATCAGCCGGGCCTTCAAGAAGGTCGGCCTGGGCTGA